One stretch of Halobacillus litoralis DNA includes these proteins:
- the gvpU gene encoding gas vesicle accessory protein GvpU, whose product MDNILRNFVKAANQGDFSLDITLNVNGALVTGTTVSAKKYMQSLSRTFENGNEISQELSEKLSRASEVNYAHEEINYIHLEEAQVYNGDAKPTPSEGSFYWRGKLDEVDGFFLGKIDAS is encoded by the coding sequence ATGGATAATATTCTACGAAACTTCGTAAAAGCAGCCAACCAGGGGGATTTTTCTCTCGATATTACCTTGAATGTCAATGGCGCGTTGGTTACTGGAACAACGGTATCTGCTAAGAAATATATGCAATCGTTGAGCCGTACCTTTGAAAACGGCAATGAGATATCCCAGGAATTGAGTGAGAAGTTATCCCGTGCGAGTGAGGTCAACTATGCGCATGAGGAAATCAACTATATTCATTTGGAAGAAGCGCAAGTGTACAATGGCGATGCCAAGCCCACGCCTTCTGAAGGAAGTTTTTACTGGCGGGGGAAGCTTGACGAAGTGGATGGTTTTTTCCTTGGGAAGATTGATGCAAGTTAA
- a CDS encoding gas vesicle protein has translation MRWDECPTGENFENQDIALIDILDTVLDKGVAIKGDIIISIAGIDLVYVDLKVLISSVETLVQSSLDDTLNSKVMDREKEALERVTK, from the coding sequence GTGAGGTGGGATGAGTGTCCTACAGGGGAAAACTTTGAAAACCAGGATATTGCCCTGATTGATATTTTAGATACCGTTCTGGATAAAGGAGTGGCTATCAAGGGAGATATCATCATTTCCATTGCTGGCATCGATCTTGTTTATGTGGACTTGAAGGTATTGATTTCTTCTGTAGAAACTCTCGTCCAATCCAGCCTGGATGACACCTTGAACTCAAAAGTGATGGACAGGGAAAAGGAGGCGTTGGAACGTGTCACAAAGTAA
- a CDS encoding GvpL/GvpF family gas vesicle protein translates to MERLLYLYGISLKEEADVQKISDFKGIDGKAGLEVLDYGWCSALVSKVEEDEFGEEALEVNTKQMAWVQDKAYLHHEILMSLKNALTLIPMKFCTLFQNEESLKKKMDVHEKEWMTQLERLKGKEEWNIKIYNHSDRLKEQVADHHPEIQKKKEEISQMSKGMQYLQRKKLDQSIDQQVLQEQQKYVRQLHSEWKALCEDTAEKKVWNKNVTGKEADMCWNGAYLIEIEKVETFLREVTEANEQGKKAGWIIEATGPWPPYHFSSLSKSEVG, encoded by the coding sequence ATGGAAAGGCTACTGTATTTGTATGGAATCTCTCTTAAAGAGGAAGCGGATGTTCAAAAAATCTCTGACTTTAAGGGGATCGACGGGAAGGCTGGTCTTGAAGTGCTGGATTATGGCTGGTGTTCAGCACTTGTGAGTAAGGTCGAGGAAGATGAGTTTGGGGAAGAGGCATTGGAAGTGAATACGAAACAAATGGCATGGGTGCAGGATAAGGCCTACCTTCATCATGAAATATTAATGAGCTTGAAGAATGCCCTCACTTTAATTCCGATGAAGTTTTGTACGCTGTTCCAGAACGAAGAAAGCCTGAAAAAGAAAATGGATGTTCATGAAAAAGAATGGATGACACAGCTAGAGAGATTAAAAGGAAAAGAAGAGTGGAACATTAAAATCTACAATCACTCTGACCGTTTAAAGGAGCAGGTGGCGGACCATCATCCTGAGATTCAAAAGAAAAAAGAGGAAATCTCACAGATGTCCAAAGGGATGCAGTACTTGCAAAGGAAAAAACTCGATCAGTCCATTGATCAGCAAGTATTACAAGAGCAGCAGAAATACGTGAGGCAGTTACATAGTGAGTGGAAGGCACTATGTGAAGACACGGCTGAGAAAAAAGTCTGGAATAAGAACGTGACCGGAAAAGAAGCGGATATGTGTTGGAATGGTGCCTACTTGATCGAGATTGAAAAAGTAGAAACTTTTTTAAGAGAAGTAACGGAAGCGAATGAACAAGGGAAAAAGGCAGGCTGGATCATAGAAGCGACAGGGCCATGGCCGCCGTATCACTTTTCGTCACTCTCTAAAAGTGAGGTGGGATGA
- a CDS encoding acyltransferase, translating into MAREKIESIFLLRLFAMVMVVLVHVTGTYASILPADGDAFGKYHFLNRIIRIEAGIFIMITAMVFFYKYIEQRMDWKELKSFYKKRALYIVVPYLLWALFYEAYSIYIGAVRFDMSEIGMRILKGESFYQLHFIFLIVQFYLFFPAILFVVKKVTFIKKYLWLFGMVVAVAYHFLNREFQLIPFTFFLSSMGPYLLGAWIGINFKEQKQRIYNKSTIAWVFVAIAAGIATVQLYYHLYTVSSIYLPGWTYLIVNLIYMMAGSYVMFRLMEIIARKWRPILPYVKNIAVYSFGFYLLHPIVLKVVAQVVPTPGNYWFHIGIMLRFGLTLFFCYFIIWLAHRYLPFAGLLFGKLPKEKPAFLGITRSVNKYEEAKTSAQ; encoded by the coding sequence ATGGCTAGAGAAAAAATTGAGTCTATCTTTCTATTACGGCTCTTTGCCATGGTCATGGTAGTTCTGGTTCACGTCACCGGAACCTATGCTTCCATTTTACCAGCAGATGGTGATGCGTTCGGAAAGTACCATTTCCTAAATAGAATTATTAGAATAGAAGCAGGAATCTTCATTATGATCACCGCTATGGTGTTCTTCTATAAATATATTGAACAGAGAATGGATTGGAAAGAATTAAAGTCTTTTTACAAAAAGAGAGCCTTGTATATTGTTGTCCCGTATCTTTTATGGGCTTTATTCTATGAAGCTTATTCCATTTATATTGGGGCTGTTCGTTTTGATATGAGTGAGATTGGGATGCGGATTTTAAAGGGTGAATCCTTTTATCAGCTTCACTTTATTTTCTTGATTGTGCAATTTTATTTATTTTTCCCAGCTATCTTATTTGTTGTGAAAAAGGTCACCTTCATTAAAAAGTATCTATGGCTATTTGGAATGGTGGTAGCCGTTGCCTATCATTTTCTGAATCGTGAATTTCAGTTAATCCCATTCACTTTCTTTTTGAGCAGTATGGGACCGTATCTTTTAGGAGCCTGGATTGGAATTAACTTCAAAGAACAAAAACAAAGAATATACAACAAATCAACCATTGCCTGGGTTTTTGTTGCGATTGCCGCGGGCATTGCGACTGTCCAGCTTTACTACCATCTATACACGGTATCTTCTATTTATTTGCCAGGATGGACGTATTTGATCGTGAATTTGATTTATATGATGGCGGGAAGCTATGTCATGTTCCGCTTGATGGAAATTATCGCACGCAAATGGAGACCGATTCTTCCATACGTAAAAAATATAGCGGTCTATTCGTTTGGGTTTTATCTCCTTCATCCTATTGTTTTGAAAGTAGTAGCTCAGGTTGTTCCCACTCCTGGTAACTACTGGTTTCATATTGGTATTATGCTAAGGTTTGGGCTGACCTTGTTCTTCTGCTATTTCATCATTTGGCTCGCGCATCGTTATTTGCCTTTTGCCGGTTTGCTTTTCGGAAAGTTGCCAAAAGAGAAGCCTGCTTTCCTAGGGATTACACGTTCTGTTAACAAATATGAAGAAGCAAAAACATCAGCGCAGTAA
- a CDS encoding gas vesicle protein translates to MSIEHPTQSNSIVDVLETVLDKGVVIAGDIRVGLADVELLTIKIRLIVASVDKAKEIGMDWWETDPYLNSKAAQSNTEALEKENEELQKRIEQLEKNMQKVYQK, encoded by the coding sequence ATGTCCATTGAACACCCGACTCAGTCAAACAGTATTGTGGATGTGTTAGAAACCGTCCTGGATAAAGGGGTGGTCATCGCTGGGGATATCAGAGTGGGACTTGCGGATGTGGAGCTTTTGACAATCAAAATCCGCCTCATTGTCGCCTCTGTCGATAAAGCGAAAGAAATCGGCATGGACTGGTGGGAAACCGACCCGTATTTGAATTCGAAAGCAGCTCAATCGAACACGGAAGCTTTGGAAAAAGAAAATGAAGAATTGCAAAAACGCATTGAACAATTGGAGAAAAACATGCAGAAAGTCTATCAAAAATAA
- a CDS encoding YtxH domain-containing protein: MSESKTQLTNPTNDENKQQETDHKSSHRVTRAIVGGVLGAAAGFLLNPNRAGEHKESMKEKAGKAGGQLKDLQNQTKDKTNEVVGRVKDKVKNSSDEEENKEETPSLNGADLSQKQLESPGDEAAATEEMEQAEDEEIVNETNEEENHEETEDENDGEQGNEEPVKNEEEGGKEGMRPGKTTLIVNDDTIK, from the coding sequence ATGAGTGAATCCAAAACACAGTTGACCAATCCAACGAATGACGAGAACAAACAGCAGGAAACGGATCATAAAAGCAGTCACCGGGTGACCAGAGCCATTGTCGGTGGAGTACTTGGAGCAGCCGCAGGATTTTTATTAAACCCGAATCGTGCAGGAGAACATAAGGAAAGTATGAAAGAAAAAGCAGGAAAAGCCGGTGGACAATTGAAAGATCTGCAAAACCAAACGAAAGATAAAACAAACGAAGTGGTTGGTCGTGTGAAAGACAAAGTGAAAAATAGTTCTGATGAAGAAGAGAATAAGGAAGAAACGCCTTCTCTGAATGGAGCGGATCTATCTCAAAAACAATTGGAATCCCCTGGTGATGAAGCTGCTGCTACAGAGGAAATGGAACAGGCTGAGGATGAAGAAATCGTCAACGAAACCAATGAAGAGGAAAACCATGAGGAAACGGAAGATGAAAATGATGGGGAACAGGGAAATGAAGAACCTGTGAAGAACGAAGAAGAGGGCGGTAAAGAAGGGATGAGACCGGGTAAAACGACTTTAATTGTGAACGACGATACCATCAAGTAA